In one window of Gemmatimonadota bacterium DNA:
- a CDS encoding TonB-dependent receptor has translation MIRLRLFLLALAGVLPTLTAAAQQDSSRAKLDTVVVTATREGRSLSQIPFAVSTISSERWAGRSGLGMDQALQQIPGVFAQSRFGTHDIRLTIRGYGARGAGDRSNAGTSRGIRILLDGIPETEPDGRTAFDHIDLATVERIEVLRSNGSAAWGNAAGGIVSLSTMPEFTRDFAEVTQQSGSFGLQRTIARTGTRLGAGKGWLSVARTTFDGWRAHSDANRTMAVGGIMVPLDGGGRVGVQLAAAANLFRIPGPLTPAQYDADPQQANATYLARDERRYNRLMRLGVTLEKPIGERQDVSAMLFVNPKYLQRSERNTFRDFTRYHVGGATSWGARVATGGVQHRLRVGGDFAYQDGAIQFYDLVAGGRGPTLQQNKGEAAQNGGLFVQDEVALSPRLTLVVGGRFDDLSYFYRDFITPSLDASKRFTQVSPRGGLSWRAQNGTTVYASFGRGVEIPAGNETDPPAMGLPGPLTALNPLIDVVRSTTLETGVRRYVELGDGVLRGLFVDAALYDVSIDGEPQPYNGGRFYLTAGQVSRRGLELGTTGYLAGGVTARLAATFSKNTYDRYVVDSTYLGVPGASAVLDGNAVAGLPGRVINASVQWQPPAASWFTVELGAQHNNDYFADDRNAVEVPGFTVYRASLAGERALAGGLLVRASLAVENLTDARYVGSAFINPDLLAGAPLVYEGGLPRSVVVGVSIRRSR, from the coding sequence ATGATCCGTCTCCGCCTCTTTCTGCTCGCACTCGCCGGGGTTCTCCCGACCTTGACGGCGGCAGCCCAGCAGGACTCCTCGCGCGCCAAGCTCGACACCGTCGTCGTGACCGCGACGCGCGAGGGCCGAAGCCTCTCGCAGATCCCCTTCGCGGTCTCGACGATCTCGTCAGAGCGCTGGGCCGGCCGGAGCGGGTTGGGGATGGACCAGGCGTTGCAGCAGATCCCGGGCGTCTTCGCGCAGTCGCGCTTCGGGACGCACGACATCCGCCTGACCATCCGTGGGTACGGCGCGCGCGGCGCGGGGGATCGATCGAATGCCGGCACGTCGCGCGGCATCCGCATCCTGCTCGACGGGATCCCCGAGACGGAGCCCGACGGCCGCACCGCCTTCGATCACATCGATCTCGCGACGGTCGAGCGGATCGAGGTGCTCCGCTCGAACGGATCGGCCGCGTGGGGCAATGCCGCCGGCGGCATCGTCAGTCTCAGCACGATGCCCGAGTTCACGCGCGACTTCGCGGAGGTGACGCAACAGTCCGGGAGCTTCGGCCTCCAGCGCACGATCGCGCGCACCGGGACGCGGCTCGGCGCGGGGAAGGGATGGCTCTCGGTGGCGCGCACGACGTTCGATGGCTGGCGGGCGCATTCGGACGCGAACCGCACCATGGCCGTGGGCGGGATCATGGTCCCCTTGGATGGGGGCGGGCGGGTGGGCGTGCAGCTCGCCGCCGCGGCGAACCTCTTCCGCATCCCCGGGCCCCTCACGCCAGCGCAGTACGACGCCGATCCGCAGCAGGCGAACGCGACCTACCTCGCGCGAGACGAACGCCGATACAACCGGCTCATGCGCCTGGGCGTGACGCTCGAGAAGCCGATCGGCGAGCGGCAGGACGTGAGTGCGATGCTGTTCGTGAACCCGAAGTACCTGCAACGCTCCGAGCGCAACACCTTCCGCGACTTCACGCGCTATCACGTCGGCGGCGCGACCTCGTGGGGGGCGCGCGTCGCGACCGGTGGCGTGCAGCACCGGTTGCGCGTCGGTGGAGACTTCGCGTACCAGGACGGGGCGATCCAGTTCTACGATCTCGTCGCCGGGGGCCGCGGTCCGACGCTGCAGCAGAACAAGGGCGAGGCGGCGCAGAACGGCGGCCTCTTCGTGCAGGACGAGGTCGCGCTCTCGCCTCGACTCACCCTGGTCGTCGGCGGTCGCTTCGACGACCTGAGCTACTTCTATCGCGACTTCATCACGCCGTCGCTCGATGCGTCCAAGCGCTTCACGCAGGTCTCGCCGCGCGGCGGCCTCTCGTGGCGCGCGCAGAATGGCACGACGGTGTACGCGAGCTTCGGGCGCGGGGTCGAGATCCCCGCGGGCAACGAGACCGATCCGCCCGCGATGGGTCTGCCCGGCCCGCTGACCGCCCTCAATCCGCTCATCGACGTGGTCCGCTCCACGACCCTCGAGACGGGCGTGCGCCGCTACGTCGAACTGGGTGACGGCGTGCTGCGCGGGCTCTTCGTTGACGCGGCACTGTACGACGTCTCGATCGATGGCGAGCCGCAGCCCTACAACGGCGGGCGCTTCTACCTCACCGCGGGCCAGGTGTCGCGGCGCGGACTCGAGCTCGGCACCACGGGCTACCTCGCCGGCGGCGTGACCGCCCGGCTCGCGGCCACCTTCTCCAAGAACACCTACGACCGCTACGTCGTGGACTCCACCTACCTCGGCGTACCCGGCGCGAGCGCGGTGCTGGATGGCAACGCCGTCGCGGGGCTCCCGGGGCGCGTGATCAACGCCTCGGTGCAGTGGCAGCCGCCCGCCGCTTCCTGGTTCACCGTCGAGCTCGGCGCGCAGCACAACAACGACTACTTCGCCGACGACCGGAACGCGGTCGAGGTGCCGGGCTTCACGGTCTATCGCGCGTCGCTGGCCGGCGAGCGAGCGCTCGCGGGGGGCCTGCTGGTCCGCGCCTCGCTCGCGGTCGAGAATCTCACCGACGCGCGGTATGTGGGGAGCGCATTCATCAATCCCGACCTGCTCGCCGGGGCGCCGCTGGTCTACGAGGGCGGGCTGCCGCGGTCGGTCGTCGTCGGGGTGAGCATCCGCCGGTCGCGCTGA